A genomic stretch from Hemibagrus wyckioides isolate EC202008001 linkage group LG18, SWU_Hwy_1.0, whole genome shotgun sequence includes:
- the LOC131368847 gene encoding arylsulfatase B, producing MKAFIIPLCLWCVCGLYVHCQSPPNVVFILADDMGFHDVGYHGSEIKTPVLDRLSAAGVRLENYYVQPLCTPSRNQLLTGRYQIHTGMQHQIIWPCQPYCIPLGEKLLPELMVEAGYSTHMVGKWHLGMYRRECLPTRRGFQSFFGYWTGSEDYYTHERCCFITPLNVTRCALDLRDGEETGQMYKELYSTEIFTQRAVNIILNHKIQKPLFLYVALQAVHDPLQVPEHYTEPYSFIKDTSRRKYAGMVSAMDEAVGNITRALQDAGIWNNTILIFSSDNGGQTMSGGSNWPLRGRKWSLWEGGIKGVGFVTGPLVERPGTVSRELIHVSDWLPTIVGVAGGSTNGTKPLDGFNVWDTISKGKASPRQELLHNIDPLYVDIAPCPGNASRAEQELQDSIMKDSLRRNLLQTGSVSVPHFNVSMHAAIRYKNWKLLTGYPGCPVWFPRPGEGVGGVADEAPPLKQVMLFDIDADPQERNEISHKRPEIVNFLLKRLHQLQEGAQPVTFPPDDPRCDPQATGAWGPWQ from the exons ATGAAGGCGTTCATCATTCCTCTGTGTCTATGGTGTGTTTGCGGACTCTATGTGCATTGTCAATCTCCTCCTAATGTGGTGTTTATACTGGCTGATGATATGGGCTTTCATGATGTGGGTTATCACGGATCTGAGATTAAAACTCCCGTGCTGGACCGTCTCAGTGCTGCGGGGGTCAGACTGGAGAATTACTATGTCCAGCCGCTGTGTACTCCATCCAGGAACCAGCTACTGACCGGGAGATACCAG atcCACACGGGCATGCAGCATCAGATTATCTGGCCATGTCAGCCATACTGTATTCCTCTTGGTGAGAAGCTGCTGCCGGAACTGATGGTGGAGGCGGGTTACTCCACCCACATGGTGGGCAAGTGGCACCTGGGCATGTACCGGAGGGAGTGTCTGCCCACCCGCAGAGGCTTCCAGTCTTTCTTCG GTTATTGGACAGGATCAGAGGATTATTACACACATGAGCGCTgttgcttcatcacaccactgaATGTCACACGCTGTGCGCTAGACCTTAGGGACGGCGAGGAAACTGGGCAAATGTACAAGGAACTGTATTCTACTGAAATCTTCACACAACGAGCAGTCAACATCATACTCAACCACAAGATACAGAAG CCGCTGTTCCTGTACGTAGCTCTGCAGGCGGTTCACGATCCATTACAGGTGCCTGAGCACTACACCGAACCTTATAGCTTCATTAAGGACACTTCACGCAGGAAATATGCAGGAATGGTGTCCGCTATGGATGAAGCCGTGGGGAACATCACTAGGGCGCTACAGGATGCAGGCATTTGGAACAACACCATCCTCATTTTCTCCTCAG aCAACGGAGGTCAGACAATGTCTGGCGGGAGTAACTGGCCCTTGCGTGGCAGGAAGTGGTCTCTCTGGGAGGGCGGAATTAAAGGTGTGGGCTTCGTCACCGGACCACTCGTGGAACGGCCCGGTACAGTGAGCCGAGAGCTTATACATGTCTCTGACTGGCTGCCTACAATAGTGGGTGTTGCTGGAGGATCAACCAATGGGACAAAGCCATTAGATGGTTTTAACGTGTGGGACACAATCAG caaagGAAAAGCCTCTCCCAGACAGGAATTGTTACACAACATTGATCCACTTTACGTTGACATCGCTCCAT GTCCAGGAAATGCTTCAAGAGCTGAACAGGAACTTCAAGACTCCATAATGAAGGACTCGTTAAGGAGAAACTTGTTACAGACAGGGTCTGTCTCTGTGCCACACTTTAATGTCTCCATGCATGCTGCTATTCGCTACAAGAATTGGAAGCTTCTGACTGGATATCCTG GTTGTCCTGTGTGGTTCCCTCGTCCTGGTGAGGGGGTAGGTGGAGTCGCAGATGAAGCTCCTCCCCTTAAGCAGGTGATGCTGTTTGACATTGACGCCGATCCTCaagagagaaatgaaatttCCCATAAGCGCCCGGAAATTGTGAACTTCCTGTTAAAACGGTTACATCAACTGCAGGAGGGGGCACAGCCTGTCACCTTTCCCCCTGACGACCCCCGTTGTGACCCCCAAGCCACTGGGGCGTGGGGGCCATGGCAGTGA
- the nop14 gene encoding nucleolar protein 14 translates to MGKPVKKRSVCDKVRKSSAHEQIKTNPFEVKINKKKFEVLGRKGKHDVGLPGVSRSKAHNKRKNTLLKEFRMKNKANSFIDRRFGEYDIKMAPEDKILKRFAMERQRTQQKKDMFNLNDEEELTHYGQSLAEMEKFTDGVDSESDSEEKGLLSAEITASHFGGGGGLLRKKTGEEEEAKNKSRQELIEELILKSKQEKRERQTLKEETHELTEKLDQEWKSIQSLLARKTPKEREEEKDKPKLDEYDMMVRELGFEMKAQPSEKLKTAEEIAREERERLQKLEADRRRRMEGEVEENPKHTHMSADDLNDGFILDKDDRKTLSYQDGKWNIGEEEGEEGDDEEEENIDEEGEDDGDEDGDGGSDDEDNEDEEDDDDHDHSDLEDSQDDEVEEDEEKETSAEVKHTLSEEERRAIQDTARAELPYTFTAPECYADLKAMLQGHSADDQRIILERTKKCNHPSLAVGNKAKLEKLFGFLLEYVGDLATHNPPELTTINTLIPQIYSLSQLFPEAACRVMQSLIADAAHSMEESIEVKGRAAIPGLDMLIYLKIVTLLFPTSDFRHPVTTPAFLYISQALTKCAVVSLENVCAGLILCCIAVECVSLSKRFIPELINYLLGLLHLAAPSHTCTDYQVVPPFRPQGKSSELLHVCDPQSAHSWTKKSISLSSAHRITATTEKERDHYRLSVLYVCLDLVKRCTTLYQQLPAYQHVFQPIRILLAKHLPVTDFPSALQELHKEILEAIPETPSQHAPLVFDKKKPIPLKLLQPKVVEVLDYGKKRGNTKEEKERERLKHKYKKEFKGALREIRKDTRFLAHTKLSDVMRRDAERKRKVKDLYSSLANQEGEWKAMKKRKKK, encoded by the exons ATGGGGAAGCCAGTGAAGAAAAGGAGCGTGTGTGATAAAGTGCGAAAGAGTAGTGCACATGAGCAGATTAAGACCAACCCGTTTGAGGTGAAGATCAACAAGAAGAAGTTTGAAGTTTTGGGTCGAAAAGGCAAACATGATGTGGGACTGCCAGGCGTGTCTCGCTCTAAAGCTCATAACAAG cgTAAAAACACCCTGCTGAAAGAGTTCAGAATGAAAAACAAAGCGAACTCCTTCATCGACCGGCGTTTTGGAGAGTACGACATCAAGATGGCACCTGAGGACAAAATTCTGAAGAGATTTGCCATGGAGAGACAG cGTACTCAGCAGAAGAAGGACATGTTTAATCTGAACGATGAGGAGGAATTAACACATTACGGACAGTCGCTGGCTGAGATGGAGAAGTTTACAGACGGAGTGGACAGCGAGAGCGACTCGGAGGAGAAAGGCCTGCTGTCtg ctgaaaTCACGGCGTCACACTTCGGAGGAGGCGGGGGGCTGCTGAGGAAGAAAACCGGCGAAGAAGAGGAGGCAAAAAACAAGAGCCGTCAGGAGCTCATCGAGGAGCTCATCCTCAAATCCAAACAGGAGAAG AGAGAACGTCAGACACTGAAAGAGGAGACACATGAACTGACGGAGAAACTGGATCAGGAGTGGAAGTCCATCCAGAGCCTTCTGGCACGGAAAACTCCCAAAGAAcgggaggaggagaaggacaaACCGAAG ctggatGAATATGACATGATGGTGCGGGAGTTGGGATTCGAGATGAAAGCACAGCCGTCTGAGAAACTCAAAACTGCAGAGGAGATCGCCAGAGAGGAGCGAGAGAGACTGCAGAAACTGGAG GCAGACAGACGGAGGAGAATGGAGGGAGAGGTGGAGGaaaaccccaaacacacacacatgtcggCTGACGACCTCAACGACGGATTCATCCTCGACAAGGACGATCGCAAAACACTGTCCTACcag GATGGGAAGTGGAACATTGGGGAAGAGGAAGGTGAAGAaggagatgatgaagaggaggaaaatATAGATGAAGaaggtgaggatgatggtgatgaggatggtgatggcggaagtgatgatgaagacaACGAGGacgaagaagatgatgatgaccaCGATCACTCTGACCTGGAAGACAGCCAAGATGATGAGgtagaggaagatgaagagaaagagactAGTGCTGAAGTGAAGCACACTCTAAgcgaagaggagaggagagcgaTTCAGGACACAGCCCGTGCAGAGCTTCCCTACACCTTCACAG ctccTGAGTGTTATGCAGATCTGAAGGCGATGCTGCAGGGTCACTCAGCTGATGACCAGCGGATAATATTGGAGAGAACGAAGAAGTGCAATCATCCCAGTCTGGCTGTAGGAAACAAAGCTAAATTAGAG AAGTTATTTGGCTTCCTGTTGGAGTATGTAGGTGATCTGGCAACCCACAATCCCCCAGAGCTCACcaccattaacacactcatccc GCAGATCTATTCTCTGTCTCAGCTCTTTCCTGAAGCAGCGTGTCGGGTGATGCAGTCTCTGATTGCCGATGCTGCTCACAGCATGGAGGAGAGTATAGAGGTTAAAGGTCGTGCTGCAATCCCAGGCCTGGATATG ctcatctacctgaAGATCGTCACTCTTCTGTTTCCTACATCTGATTTCCGTCATCCGGTGACAACACCAGCCTTCCTCTATATCAGCCAGGCTCTCACTAAG tgtgCGGTCGTGTCACTGGAGAACGTGTGCGCAGGTCTGATCCTGTGTTGTATAGCAGTGGAGTGTGTTTCCCTCTCCAAGCGCTTTATCCCTGAGCTCATTAACTACCTGCTGGGACTCCTGCACCTTGCTGCcccctcacacacctgcacag attacCAGGTGGTTCCTCCATTCAGGCCACAGGGGAAGAGCAGTGAGctgctgcatgtgtgtgatcCACAGTCTGCTCACAGCTGGAccaagaaaagcatctcactgTCATCTGCACACAGAATTACAGCTACAACTGAGAAGGAAAGAGACCATTACAg GTTGTCTGTGCTTTACGTATGTTTGGATTTGGTAAAGAGATGCACAACGCTTTATCAACAACTTCCTGCCTACCAGCACGtcttccagccaatcagaatcctcCTGGCTAAACATCTTCCTGTTACGGATTTCCCATCAGCCCTGCAG GAGCTGCACAAAGAAATCCTCGAGGCCATTCCAGAGACACCGTCCCAGCATGCACCACTGGTATTTGACAAGAAGAAGCCCATCCCTCTCAAACTGCTGCAGCCCAAAGTGGTGGAAGT GCTGGACTATGGGAAAAAACGAGGGAACAcaaaggaggagaaagagagagagcgactgAAACACAAGTATAAGAAAGAGTTTAAAGGTGCTCTGAGGGAGATAAGGAAGGACACACGCTTCCTCGCTCACACCAAACTGTCTGACGTGATGCGCAG GGACgcggagaggaagaggaaggtgaAGGATCTGTACAGTAGTTTGGCCAATCAGGAGGGTGAGTGGAAAGCaatgaagaaaaggaagaagaagtgA
- the LOC131368848 gene encoding vimentin, translating into MRGSCYSQKTLTVSGSSRMRVQSPSPTRCRASSSSSAARGRAGFQGGAAVEIGTELHQHHANEKEEMQILNARFAGYIEKVQALEQRNAALREELQNLQSQYKAGPGGLGEEYEAKFKEMKDLIAALTAEKGAADIERGYVEEEVELWTMKLEEELALKEEAEMILREFREDVDNATLQKADLERRVEQLVAEIEFLKKLHSEEVAELMKQIEESKVSVELDSDRPDLAAHLRKTRAEIEAVAARNVQEAEKWYKGKFDTLKESAVKRETQMSTMKEQISTLSSEVSDLQNQIDALRAKNAALEQQLDDMEVAHLDKVSNLEAMITQLENQLCETKIEMGKYLADYQELLNIKLKLDAEIATYRKLLEGEEQRLGISVSESTAGTSATPSAAVQESA; encoded by the exons ATGAGAGGAAGCTGCTATTCTCAGAAGACTCTAACAGTGAGCGGGTCCAGCAGGATGCGGGTCCAGAGCCCGTCTCCAACCCGCTGCAGAGCTTCATCGTCCTCCTCGGCGGCCCGCGGACGCGCCGGTTTCCAGGGAGGCGCCGCCGTGGAGATCGGCACAGAGCTTCATCAGCATCATGCTAACGAGAAAGAGGAGATGCAGATACTTAACGCGCGATTCGCCGGCTACATTGAGAAGGTTCAGGCTCTGGAGCAGAGGAACGCGGCGCTCAGGGAGGAGCTGCAGAACCTGCAAAGTCAATACAAGGCAGGACCAGGAGGACTGGGTGAGGAGTATGAGGCCAAATTTAAGGAAATGAAGGACCTGATCGCAGCACTGACCGCTGAGAAAGGAGCGGCTGATATCGAGAGAGGATATgtggaggaggaagtggagctcTGGACCATGAAGCTGGAGGAAGAGCTCGCACTTAAAG AGGAGGCAGAGATGATCCTGCGTGAATTCCGTGAGGACGTGGACAACGCCACGCTGCAGAAGGCTGACCTGGAGAGACGTGTGGAGCAGCTGGTGGCTGAGATCGAGTTCCTGAAGAAGCTGCACAGTGAGGAAGTGGCCGAGCTAATGAAGCAGATTGAGGAATCGAAGGTGTCGGTGGAGCTCGACTCGGATCGGCCCGATTTAGCCGCTCACCTGCGCAAGACGCGTGCCGAGATCGAAGCTGTTGCTGCACGCAATGTCCAGGAGGCAGAGAAGTGGTACAAAGGAAAATTTGACACACTAAAAGAGAGTGCCGTCAAACGCGAGACCCAGATGAGCACCATGAAGGAACAGATCAGCACCCTGAGCAGCGAAGTGTCTGACCTGCAGAACCAAATTGATGCTCTTCGGGCCAAAAACGCCGCTCTGGAGCAGCAGTTAGATGACATGGAGGTGGCTCATTTGGACAAGGTGTCCAACCTGGAGGCTATGATCACTCAGCTCGAGAACCAGCTGTGTGAAACCAAGATAGAGATGGGCAAATACCTCGCAGATTACCAGGAGCTGCTTAATATCAAACTCAAGTTAGACGCGGAGATTGCCACCTACAGGAAACTTCTGGAGGGAGAAGAGCAACGACTCGGGATCTCAGTCAGCGAGAGCACGGCAG GAACTTCTGCAACTCCTTCAGCCGCAGTTCAAGAATCGGCCTAA